AATTCCGGGCGGCCTGTGATGGTTTTCACGGGGCTTCAGGTTGTTGACGCGGAACTCAGGAGCATGGATCAGCTTATGAGCCTTAATTTTTCCGAGAATACATACACATTCCGCGAGCTTCTGCCATGCAACTGCGCGGCCGGGTGTACGCAGATGCTCAACCGCCAATGCTATGCGGGCATGGGAGGCTTCCATGAGGGTATCAGGTATCATGACTGGTGGACGAGCCTTTACGCGGCGGCATTCGGAGTCGTTGTGAGAGTCCCGATGGCGTTAATACTCTACAGGCAGCACGGGGACAATGCCGTAAGCGCAACGCCGGAGACAGCGAGCCTTCCCGAAAGGATCATGTATTACCTAACGCACCCTTTCGACAGAGCGTCATTCATAAATTACAGGAGCAAATCAACTCCGGCAGTTTTCCGCGAAAGATTTTCGGACACAATGCCCCCTGAAAGACTGCGCGAGATTGATACGTACTTGGACATGTTC
This is a stretch of genomic DNA from Synergistaceae bacterium. It encodes these proteins:
- a CDS encoding glycosyltransferase family 2 protein; its protein translation is MPAIDILMASYNGERYIAEQIDSILAQTFTDWRLLIRDDGSGDNTPAIIEAYAEKYPGKIQVIHDNATCRSATRNFFELLRHAEADYVMFCDQDDYWLPYKIQITYDYMRKAESENSGRPVMVFTGLQVVDAELRSMDQLMSLNFSENTYTFRELLPCNCAAGCTQMLNRQCYAGMGGFHEGIRYHDWWTSLYAAAFGVVVRVPMALILYRQHGDNAVSATPETASLPERIMYYLTHPFDRASFINYRSKSTPAVFRERFSDTMPPERLREIDTYLDMFGGNIFTRFKAVMKCRDIGLLERHPFIKYRLVFLGDK